A region of the Drosophila ananassae strain 14024-0371.13 chromosome XL, ASM1763931v2, whole genome shotgun sequence genome:
TCCTGATTGTCCAGCTCGCAGTTGCCAGCCTGGAGGCGCAGGCGGACAGGACTGCCGCTGCTCAGCTTGGTGGAGGGACGACAGAGCGAGTGACTCCGGCCGAAGCTGTCCGTGAGCACCACCTTGTCGATGTCCCAGTGGGGCAGGCCCTTGCTCAGCCACCCGCTGTAGGACTTGTAGTGCAGGCTCAGGGTGGTGGGGAAGCCCAGGGCTGGGTGGGGCACGATGATCTTGGACACGATGTCGCCGGCAAAGAACTCTGCGTCGTCCTTTCTGCAAAAATAAACATCCAAGAAGAATGTAAATAAATCGAATGATAATGCCCGGGAAGGAACACTTACTCGGATATCTCGAAGGTCTCGTTGAGGCCACCGTCGCCCTCGAGAATGGCCTCCAAGCGGCCGATGGTGCGGAGGGGCAGGTCGTTGAAGGAATTGAAGATCTGCAGCTGGAACTGGTGGGCGCAGAAGGGCTCCTCCTCGCGGGTCAGCAGGTACAGTTGGCCCCGGCCGGTGGAGCGATCGGCGTAGTAGCCCATGTTGCCGCAACGTGGCACTCCCTCGGCCAGATCCTCGTCGTCCTGGGCGCAGGGAAAGCAGCGTCCCTTGAGGAAGTCATCGTAGCTGGCACAGGGAAAGGCCGGAAACAGGCACCGCGGAGCCACCGAGTCGATGAAGAACTTATAGGCACGTCGATGGTTGCACAAGGATCGTCCCTCCTCGTCCTCCGCCGCCTGGGCAGCTGTGGGGAGAATAGTtggttattattttaaataaaaattaagttaaaaataagataatttatttaagaCAACTTACACCAAATAAAATCAGTGACAGCTCCCACGAAAAGATTGGAGCATCCGGTCTGGACACGTCCTCCATTCGGATAGTAGTCCACATGGCCCATGGGCTGCCAGGAGCCGAGTCCTCCCAGGATCAGATTCTCGCCATTCGAATGGATGACATCCACGAACTCCGCATCGCTGCTGTCCAACCGCACCTTGGGGTGTTGGGCCTCGAACAGGGGTCCTGCCGGATCCAGGCCCGTGATCCTGGAGAGCCCAGGCAACTCGGCGCCGGCAAATCCCGAGACGTGAGCCCCCAAACTGAAGCCAATGATGTGGGTCCTCATCAGATCCAGGCCCTTGTGCTGCTGCAGATTTCGGAGGAGCATGGCCAGCTGCTTTCCCACCAGACGCGTATTGGCCGCCGCCCTCACATAGTTGGGGAAGGTGGCTCCGTTCTCCCAGTCCACACAGATCACGATGCAGTCCTCCTGGaagggaaaaaaataataaatattatttaaacaatatatacagtgttttctttataaaaaataaaaaaggaaagggTATCTGGTGcgggataaaataaaaataaattaaataaaactttatcttGGCCTCCAGGCAGTTTAGAACTTTCTACTAATAGGGTTTCCGGTCTAACACCTTAACCTCTCCACCAACCCCTCTTCTAAGTGAATTATAAGTTCTATGAACTAGtcttgaaatattaaaaaatataactcACCACCGCCATTAAAGCCGTTTTCATTTCATAAATCCAGACGTGCGGACAGGCCGAGCCAAAGCCATGGACTATGACCCTCACAGAGAGCTCGTCGAAGCCCTCCAGATCATCAATCGAGGGTGTTGAGGGTTTCTTTTGGCTGGAAGGTCTTTCTGTGGTGGTCCCAGAAGAGCTGGCAGTCGAGCCAGATCCCGAGGACCGACCACTGCCTTCGGGCGAACTGGTGCTAACTTCCGCATCCCGTTTCCCGCGAAAGGCACTCGTCATGTTCAGGAAGGACAGCTCCATCAGAGGACGATCGGAGCGCTGGCGGGTGGAGTAGAAGTAGAACTTGGTGTTGATCTCCTCCGGGGCGGATGGCAGCATCTCCAGGTAGGCGAAAGGACCCGAGTCCTCGAAGCAGCCGAGTTCCCCGTAGCACACTCTCTTCACAGCTCGGCGGGTCCTCGTGTGTCCTTGCCGCTGGCGTTCCTTCTGCCGTTCCTCGAACTCCTTGATGGAGTCCTCGACCGCCTGGGATAGTTCCGTGAAGTTGGCATAGGAGGGCGGAGATGAGGTCACAGCAGAGACTTCCTGGGGGGCATTGgctataaataaatagaaaatcataaaaatattttagagaTTCTACTGAGTCGTcgaaaaagaaattaagaaaGAAATTGGATAATTTAAATGAAGATCACGTTCTTATTAGATTTCAATTGATTTCGGGCTCACTGATATGGAATTCGGCGGGTACTGCGGTTctataattattgaaattaaaaaggcaaaaaaaactTAAGGAATATATATGAGTTCTATAGAATCTAGAGATAAACTGAGGCAGGCAATGGGAAGAAAAGATATAGgcccaaaaaaacacaaatattaAGACTCACAATCCCTTACATTACTTCACTTTTAAAACCTTTCTTTTacctaataaaaaatattaaaaaaaaaaaaacctctccTCATTTAGTGACAAATCGTCAACTGTTTGTAATTTCTTTAATGACAACGCgtgaattattttaattttccgtCTTACGTTTTCCTCAAACCATTCGAAATGCACGCCATGCGGATGACATAACACATAGGAGtgtttttttcagttttttttctcagttttttttataataaatcgGTGGAGCGTGATTGCGTttttaaaataacttaaatatCTTTACGCACACGCCGCCCAGGTTTGGGGGAATGGGGAAATAGTAAGCCATagaatttgaataaaaattaaattataaattataattagaagaaaaaaaaatggcaaaaagaaaaggaggaaaaaaatAGTTAGATGATTCAAAATACCGAAATGCGCCTTGAAAGCCCCAAGACCCCGAAACCCGGTCTCCACACCCCCGAACCAAGGAATCACGGATCCGGTCATGGCCGTCTGAGAGGAGAGGCCACTGGATGGAAAACACATGGAGATAGAGGAACACAGGCAAGAGTACACcacaacacaaacacaacatTCGACGCACACGTTCACACTCGCTTTTATCCACAACAATTAGGGACATCACGTCACAATTCACACACTCGGACCCGGATTCGATCCCCCCGACGGGAGGCACGTACCCGGGCCCGGGGCCTAGGACTCAAACACCTAAGGCCATTCCGGCTACACCGAAGGGAGTGTCTAAACTTCCAAATATAAACTGAAAGTGCTCCTAAAACTGTACTACCAGGGCCTACTAGGTAGGATCTACAAAGTCTAAAGGTTGCCAAGGAAAcagtgttttattttaaattaaatcaaatgcTAAATGGTATTTGTATCTCTTGGATTCCTCCACTCAGCCCCAAGGGTGAATTAATCTCAGTAGCAAGTGTAGTTGGGGCTTGATGGGTTTCGACTTTGTGGGGGAGGAAAAAAGGCACTTGAaggaataaataatataaaatgatttaactaaaatatatatatagagatatttaaagatataactataaaaaagtaaataaaaccaaactgCTTTACTTTTCTTGATCCTCCAAATGTTTAGATTCAAAAGGCTTTAAGGGAAAATTAACTTGAATGGAGTAGTTACTAACTATAGTTATAGTTTCTGGTGGAATGTAATAGTTTAAGATAGTTAAGATGTACCTGTATTTTAACTATATAAGCACCATTAAATAGTAACTTTCCTgaaaaagatattttaaatcccaaaacaatattaaatattaaaaaggaaaGCAAGAACTCACATAGTTCCTTCAAGCTACATATCTCTTTATATTCTTTCTatctaaaaccaaaaaaaataataaaaataatttatatttaagccAAATAAATTCCACTAAATGACCCACATTACCCTCTATTTTTTCCCGTGTAAAAATCACAGAAAATACACATGAAAGCCCGGGCCATTGTGCAATCTGTGCCGTGAAGTGGTTCGCTGATCGTCTTCTCAATTGCCAGACACCACCCCCTAGAGCCCCTCTCCCTCGCCCCCACCCCTCTAATAACCACCCACACGAAAGTGCTTTTTACGTAGTGTGCGAATGCAGTGCCCCCCTCTTTGAAACGCCTTTGTTGAGCGCTGAGTAAATTAGTTAATGTCTGGCAATTAGTTAATGGAGCCCACGGGGCGTATACTCACTTTTCtcaattccatttccatttccaggGGCCGGATGGAGTATCAGCAGCAGAAACACAAGATAAATCACTTGGCTGGCACTCGACATGTTTCCGCTGTTCTACGAACGCTCTTCATTGATCAAATTGCCCCGATCTGTCTATTATTTTTCCtcttagtttagtttttttctctcAATGAATTTTTGTCGCCGCTGTGAACATTGCTCGATGGCAGCCAGTCGGTGTTATGCGtctcttttattattgttttgttgcttttttatttttttttattttttgctttggTAATAGCAAAAATATAcacaataaacaaattcacTTTCACTTATTTGTGAACCTGCCGGGCGACAATACTCCAGCAAAGTTAAAGCCAAAAGCCAGCAgagccaaaaccaaaaccaagaCCACGACGAGATGGTGGCTTTGGCTACGGAATCGTGACTATAACTATGACTGACTCACTGACTGacttttaaagtaaaaaaataaaaacaaaaaatagtggcAGACACTCCAAAACTgtctccaaaaaaaaaaggcagtGGGATCTCCAAAGCTTCGATCCTCGATGGCTGATTACTTGATTGAATTATGTGCAAGGCGAAGCATCAGGTAAGGCATTTATATCGTTTATATACATTTGGCTTTCTCCGATCTCCGAGAAGGGTGAAACTCaacctccagctccagctccagctctagTAGCAGAGAGCCACAGACGCCCAGACTCCGACTCCAACTCCGAGTGCGAGTGCGACTTCAGCTCCAATTTGCGACAAGCGGCATTGACTGATTGATGGCCTGATTGATGGCTGGCGATCAGTCGTctgcaatcaaaaaaaaatcaaaactgGTGAGTTTAAGCGGCTTAAACGGTGGGCACTGAGCGAACAAAAGGCGGTTAGTAAagttaataaaacaatttgttGGGAAAGTGCTTAAAAAGTTAAGCTTAAGCAAGTTATAGTAATTTTTATAAAGAGTAATAGTATTAGGGTgcataatatattaaatttataaataaacaatgtataaataaactatttcaaatgatttttttataagaaaattaataattcttACATGAATAATTACAAACAGAGCTTATAGTCGAGAAACACTTCTTGAAAAACTACAATTTCTTAAAGGCTTCTCTTCAAcatctttaaataaatatatttttctttttatttatttctcaaTCCCCTTGTTTCCACCTatatttttctctcagtgctgcCACTAGTGCCGTTGTATAATAGGCCGGTTGCAGTGCCGCCCGAACAGGATGTTGCGCATGTGCGTCTGGCCGTTGTCTCTGTTGGTGTCTCTCCGGTGTGCCTTGTCTCTTGTCTCTTGCAGCCTGTCGCCTCCCATCTTGAACATTGTCTCTTGGTCTGTTTGTTTCTGGCCATTGACCTTACACTTGACTCCGACTCGGACTTGGACTCGGACTTGAAGCATTCTGGcggcaaaaaaaacaacaaaaaaataacaaaccgAATCCAGCCTGACCACTTTTGGCCGCCTCACATTTGGGTCAATAGGCGGACAGAAACCAAGCCAAACAATAGCCGAATAAACAAACCGACCGAACGGACAAATTGCCGTTTGTTGACTTTTGGCTAATTTACTTAAAATCAGCAGCTAAATACGAACAAAGAGCCGAATGTAGTCTGAGAGGGCGTGACTCAGTGGAGGCGATGTGACAAACGAAAGTGAAAACCTTTAACACCGAAACCTGAGTAACCTGAGAGACCGTAACCAAAACCCTAAACTGTTTCTCTATCGATGAGATTTTTATGGTTTTATGAGAGACCACTACCACTGGTAACATCATTTCACTTTCgttggttttcagttttcgtGATCTATCAATTAGCATCCGATTGTGCAAGAGATGCCAAGACACATTTGTATCTATTTGTCCACGAAAGTGTTTTGTCATCGTTTTCGGTAATCATAATTAACACAATTTGTACTGCAGTTGCACTGTACAGTGTTAACTGCCACCAGTTGGCCAACAACTTGCTGCCAATTAACCAATTAGTCTTTAGAGGTTCTTGCCTGGTTTTTATGGATGAGGTTATCATTTTTAGTGTTTTGAAACTTGAGTCATTAATTAATATACAACAACACTTTGGATTTCATAAACAGACTTCTGAGAAActaatgaattttatttaaaacactTAATTGGCTGCCTTTCAtaaattaaagtttttttattGAAGCCTTCTCTTGGAAGTATGGTGACTAAGCCACTTAATTGTGTTATAAAAGCCTTCTTTTTAtcatattattattaacatattttggttttttaaaaatacattttgtgGTTGTAGTTTATACAttcaatttattcaatttataattataggagctcttaaaaaaaagtatttaaataaTTCTGATACTTCTGAGCTCTTAAGATTCTACTGAGGCTTCTGATAATATTTCTAGGttcaattttttaagtttttttttttatgaagtctTCTTAAGTTTAAGGGATAAAATAAacttcttttaaaataataatttgttaaTTTGTAAGTCTTTATAGCGTGCCATCTGTTTTAAGGATTTTcttgtaatatatataatatttgaatcttaaaaataaatagttgaAGCTTGAAACCTTTTAAGAAAAGGGTCCACTTTAGAAATACTCTCATAAAGATGAGTCTACTATATCATATATTTGTGAAAAGTCTAATTTTTTAAGAACTATAAGCTAAATTTTAGTATTTgattgtaaaaattataataaagcttatattttataaaaaaagaatatttttccTAACAAGCTTCTGataaatcattttatttttcagcgaaaatacCCGTCGACAATTAATTTCAAGCTGTCAATGAAGAGCCTCATTTTTAGAGCTCATCTATCTGATTTCTAACCCCTTGCCCCGTCGACACTAATCATCTTCATTAACTCCGATCCAATTCCGCGGTCATTATCTGGAGATCCAAGACCCTTTGTTCGCGCCAGAGTTCGTGTGAACATCCGATgaaaagtaaaattaaaatgcgAGTACCGTTAAAGAATAGAAACGAAGAGCGGCCTGACAGGTGAGTGAAGCAAAGAAACGGAATGGAGAAAAagaaatggagaaaaaaacaaaggtAAAAAATCTGAGAAAGCAGCGACAAACATCACAGACGTCTCAGCATCAAAATGGAAAGTAACGCAATAGGTAATGCTTCTGGGGGGAGACTCCAGCCCGGGGAGACTTTCTGAAGCCAAAGATGAAGGTGAAGTTAAAAGTGGTTGGTGGTTTCGGTGGCTTTGGTGGTTCCAGTGGTGGCTGTGGTCGGTGGTGGCTGCCACTGACGGCCAGCGCTTCCACTTTCAAATAGATTAACCCAATTTGGCGGCTCTGACGCTTTTCGCTGCTCATTTTCGCGTTTGGCGGCTAATTCAGCTCATTACACAGAACGAATGGCAGAGCACTGTAAGAAAAACTGTGAGAATATTCAAATTTCACGAAAAAAAACCTACAAGAAAGGCAAAAAAAGAGATGGATAAAGTTATAATGATTTCTAAGAACctgttcc
Encoded here:
- the LOC6502123 gene encoding uncharacterized protein LOC6502123; amino-acid sequence: MSSASQVIYLVFLLLILHPAPGNGNGIEKTNAPQEVSAVTSSPPSYANFTELSQAVEDSIKEFEERQKERQRQGHTRTRRAVKRVCYGELGCFEDSGPFAYLEMLPSAPEEINTKFYFYSTRQRSDRPLMELSFLNMTSAFRGKRDAEVSTSSPEGSGRSSGSGSTASSSGTTTERPSSQKKPSTPSIDDLEGFDELSVRVIVHGFGSACPHVWIYEMKTALMAVEDCIVICVDWENGATFPNYVRAAANTRLVGKQLAMLLRNLQQHKGLDLMRTHIIGFSLGAHVSGFAGAELPGLSRITGLDPAGPLFEAQHPKVRLDSSDAEFVDVIHSNGENLILGGLGSWQPMGHVDYYPNGGRVQTGCSNLFVGAVTDFIWSAQAAEDEEGRSLCNHRRAYKFFIDSVAPRCLFPAFPCASYDDFLKGRCFPCAQDDEDLAEGVPRCGNMGYYADRSTGRGQLYLLTREEEPFCAHQFQLQIFNSFNDLPLRTIGRLEAILEGDGGLNETFEISEKDDAEFFAGDIVSKIIVPHPALGFPTTLSLHYKSYSGWLSKGLPHWDIDKVVLTDSFGRSHSLCRPSTKLSSGSPVRLRLQAGNCELDNQEDYGAYTTQPPGQNGGGMAVGAGGGGSGGAGGGGPTISPTDVPDSSVQESAVDGVETVKQRKDIFNLGTSFKLAQNQTYPLGQDDELPWQPILVGNSLDNETAEPAESSRSLSDSPGEIFEPVLKDRRLAVNKGRNLQDYSGDARGNSGSASISTQPEIVEPVLKATTPRVKQGKDLDLGPDQPSPVTATPPKMMAQMGTGRSPDPDEPQTVQLLPFRLGELLQKAERYARETLLPLISVQAPRFFGFNVTPHDREAVRPGESRKPRYIPRYEESAFLNASSSARRRSKPKASRRSSVVQQQRNLFRLMRARSQKQDTEAPIPDRSSEEKSKEQDRQQNDFNYYTNVLQTESRSMRPENPEYRPVFIDLPTYRPPTSASAASAAVGASVSTPLTAASVSASASASATVSKARRRGRSSPLIP